From a single Alloactinosynnema sp. L-07 genomic region:
- a CDS encoding leucyl aminopeptidase → MSTPVPTLPTPMPDVEVTASRRKDVPLVVLSRGAAEGPPVFGPGGDGLTEAWIDSVRLTGSAGETQPGPVDSGVRWVVGLGDGESAQWRSAGTALVKAAENALDADTPAAQRGLQVELPADAGGDEVAEFVRGALLGGYRFKVTADEPKPRVREIRLIVPKDRKAEFDAAADRATVLAAATSFARDLANSPSNVKDPAWLARTAAKAAGKVSGLKAEIRDEKWLAKHGFGGVLAVGGGSDRPPRLLELSWAPDGVDGPHVVLVGKGITFDTGGISIKPAEGMHLMRTDMAGGGAVIAAMIAIGKLGLPVRVTGLVPCAENHVSGSAYRPADIVRHYGGKTTEVTNTDAEGRMVLADALAYAVDTLAPDVLVDVATLTGAMKVSLGTRIGGLFADDDALAERVVAAGARVGEAFWRMPLLEEYADKVSSDVADVRQCPPGPGGVTAALFLREFTAEIPWAHLDIAGPARADKPYDDVVPGATGFAARTLVEFVATYSS, encoded by the coding sequence TTGTCCACGCCGGTGCCGACCCTGCCGACCCCGATGCCCGACGTGGAGGTGACCGCGAGCAGGCGCAAGGACGTCCCGCTCGTCGTGCTCAGCCGCGGCGCGGCCGAGGGCCCGCCGGTGTTCGGCCCCGGCGGGGACGGCCTGACCGAAGCCTGGATCGACTCGGTGCGGCTCACCGGCTCGGCGGGCGAGACCCAACCCGGCCCGGTGGACTCAGGGGTGCGCTGGGTCGTGGGCCTCGGCGACGGCGAGTCGGCGCAGTGGCGTTCGGCGGGCACCGCGCTCGTCAAGGCCGCCGAGAACGCGCTCGACGCCGACACCCCGGCCGCCCAGCGCGGCCTCCAAGTGGAACTGCCCGCCGACGCGGGCGGCGACGAGGTCGCCGAGTTCGTCCGCGGCGCCCTGCTCGGCGGCTACCGGTTCAAGGTCACCGCCGATGAGCCCAAGCCGCGGGTGCGGGAGATCCGGCTGATCGTGCCCAAGGACCGCAAGGCCGAGTTCGACGCCGCGGCCGACCGCGCCACCGTGCTGGCCGCGGCCACGTCGTTCGCCCGCGACCTGGCGAACTCGCCGTCCAACGTCAAGGACCCGGCCTGGCTGGCCCGTACGGCCGCGAAGGCCGCGGGCAAGGTCAGCGGGCTCAAAGCGGAGATCCGCGACGAGAAGTGGCTGGCCAAGCACGGCTTCGGCGGCGTGCTCGCCGTCGGCGGCGGTTCCGACCGGCCGCCGCGCCTGCTGGAACTGAGCTGGGCGCCAGACGGCGTCGACGGCCCGCATGTCGTGCTTGTCGGCAAAGGCATCACGTTCGACACCGGCGGCATCTCGATCAAGCCCGCCGAGGGCATGCACCTCATGCGCACCGACATGGCGGGCGGCGGCGCCGTGATCGCGGCGATGATCGCCATCGGCAAGCTCGGCCTGCCGGTGCGCGTCACCGGCCTGGTCCCGTGCGCGGAGAACCACGTCTCCGGCTCGGCCTACCGCCCGGCCGACATCGTCCGCCACTACGGCGGCAAGACCACCGAGGTCACCAACACCGACGCCGAGGGCCGCATGGTCCTGGCCGACGCGCTGGCCTACGCCGTGGACACCCTGGCCCCCGACGTGCTGGTCGACGTCGCCACCCTCACCGGGGCGATGAAGGTCAGCCTGGGCACCCGCATCGGCGGCCTGTTCGCCGACGACGACGCGCTGGCCGAGCGGGTCGTGGCCGCGGGCGCCCGGGTCGGCGAGGCGTTCTGGCGGATGCCGCTGCTGGAGGAGTACGCCGACAAGGTGAGCAGCGACGTCGCCGACGTCCGGCAGTGCCCGCCGGGACCCGGCGGCGTCACCGCCGCGCTGTTCCTGCGCGAGTTCACCGCGGAGATCCCCTGGGCGCACCTGGACATCGCGGGCCCGGCCCGCGCCGACAAGCCCTACGACGACGTGGTGCCCGGCGCCACCGGGTTCGCCGCGCGCACCCTGGTCGAGTTCGTCGCCACGTACTCGTCGTAG
- a CDS encoding GtrA family protein — MEGRGRLVRWVAKSRARFTRYTVASLVATGLSQLVLYGLYSSAMMGAAAASAVAFAAGAVPHFVMIRWWAWGQRGMPRLSRQVVGYLVVTALGGLVSVALTTVADWAFQPWVVDRASRTLVLNLTYVLGGLPVFVAKFAFLDRVFAPGYDEYVATNSTRVRAANPVAPGTTSS, encoded by the coding sequence GTGGAGGGTCGTGGGCGTCTGGTTCGCTGGGTCGCCAAGAGCCGGGCGAGGTTCACCAGGTACACGGTGGCCTCGCTGGTGGCGACCGGTCTCAGCCAACTAGTGCTCTACGGGCTGTACTCCTCGGCCATGATGGGCGCCGCGGCGGCCAGCGCGGTCGCGTTCGCCGCGGGCGCGGTCCCGCACTTCGTGATGATCCGCTGGTGGGCGTGGGGCCAGCGCGGCATGCCCCGGCTGAGCAGGCAGGTCGTCGGCTACCTCGTGGTGACGGCGCTCGGCGGCCTGGTCTCGGTGGCGCTGACGACGGTCGCCGACTGGGCGTTCCAGCCGTGGGTCGTCGACCGCGCCTCGCGCACGCTCGTGCTCAACCTCACCTACGTGCTCGGCGGGCTGCCCGTGTTCGTGGCCAAGTTCGCGTTCCTGGACCGGGTGTTCGCCCCCGGCTACGACGAGTACGTGGCGACGAACTCGACCAGGGTGCGCGCGGCGAACCCGGTGGCGCCGGGCACCACGTCGTCGTAG
- the glgA gene encoding glycogen synthase, translating to MHIGLLTREYPPEVYGGAGVHVGALVPRLRELVDVDVHRIGGPVEGATAHEPPPGLAGVNAALGMIGADLSIAAGVGGLDVVHSHTWYANLAGHVAGLLHGVPHVITAHSLEPRRPWKAEQLGGGYRLSCWIERTAYESADAIIAVSDGMRADVLDCYPELAPERVHVVRNGIDTAEYHPVAESDALEREGIDPARPIVVFVGRVTRQKGLGHLVAAAHRIDPAAQVVLCAGAPDTPEIAAETEAAVAELADVRGGVFWIQRMLPRTDVRQLLSHATVFVCPSVYEPLGIVNLEAMACGTAIVASDVGGIPEVVADGHNGLLVHYDEADAASYRTGLADAVNRLLADPARAAAMGAAGRVRAEREFSWATVAERTVDVYERVLAESPIRD from the coding sequence GTGCACATCGGACTGCTGACGCGCGAGTACCCGCCGGAGGTCTACGGCGGCGCGGGGGTGCACGTGGGGGCGCTGGTCCCCCGGCTGCGCGAGCTGGTCGATGTCGACGTGCACCGGATCGGCGGCCCGGTTGAGGGCGCCACCGCCCACGAGCCGCCGCCGGGCCTGGCCGGGGTGAACGCCGCGCTGGGCATGATCGGCGCCGATCTCTCGATCGCCGCGGGCGTCGGCGGGCTCGACGTGGTCCACTCGCACACCTGGTACGCCAACCTCGCGGGCCACGTGGCGGGGCTGCTGCACGGCGTCCCGCACGTGATCACCGCCCACTCGCTGGAGCCGCGCAGGCCGTGGAAGGCCGAGCAGCTCGGCGGCGGCTACCGGCTGTCGTGCTGGATCGAGCGCACCGCCTACGAGTCCGCCGACGCGATCATCGCGGTCAGCGACGGGATGCGCGCCGACGTCCTGGACTGCTACCCGGAGCTGGCCCCTGAGCGCGTCCACGTGGTCCGCAACGGCATCGACACCGCCGAGTACCACCCGGTCGCCGAGTCCGACGCGCTGGAGCGGGAGGGCATCGACCCGGCGCGGCCGATCGTGGTTTTCGTGGGTCGCGTCACCCGCCAGAAGGGCCTCGGGCACCTGGTCGCCGCGGCCCACCGGATCGACCCCGCCGCCCAGGTCGTGCTGTGCGCGGGCGCGCCGGACACCCCGGAGATCGCCGCGGAGACCGAGGCCGCGGTGGCTGAACTCGCGGATGTGCGCGGCGGGGTGTTCTGGATCCAGCGGATGCTGCCGCGCACGGACGTGCGGCAGCTGCTCAGCCACGCCACCGTGTTCGTCTGTCCCTCGGTCTACGAGCCGCTGGGCATAGTGAACCTGGAGGCGATGGCGTGCGGGACCGCGATCGTGGCCTCCGACGTCGGCGGCATCCCCGAGGTCGTCGCCGACGGGCACAACGGGCTGCTCGTCCACTACGACGAGGCCGACGCCGCTTCCTACCGGACGGGACTGGCCGACGCGGTGAACCGGCTGCTCGCCGACCCGGCGCGGGCGGCGGCCATGGGCGCGGCCGGGCGGGTCAGGGCCGAGCGCGAATTCTCCTGGGCGACGGTGGCCGAGCGGACTGTGGACGTCTACGAACGCGTACTCGCTGAGAGTCCGATCAGGGACTGA
- the glgC gene encoding glucose-1-phosphate adenylyltransferase, whose amino-acid sequence MKGQPRVLGIVLAGGEGKRLWPLTADRAKPAVPFGGNYRLVDFVLSNLVNGGFHQLCVLTQYKSHSLDKHISTTWRLSSVLGQYITPVPAQQRLGPRWYTGSADAIYQSLNLVYDERPDYIAVFGADHVYRMDPWQMVEQHVDSGAGVTVAGIRVPRAEARAFGCIDSSADGKITRFLEKPAEPPSVPDDPDVTFASMGNYLFSTPTLLDALRADAANPDSLHDMGGDIIPMLVDAGTAHVYDFDDNEVPGATERDRGYWRDVGTLDAYYEAHQDLVSVHPVFNLYNQQWPIRTATPPLPPAKFVNAGSAVESIVGPGSIISGASVIDSVISADVMIEPGAVVEGSVLLPGVRVGKGATVRRAILDKNVIVADGARIGVDLAADREQYTVSAGDVVVLGKGVRAETPTR is encoded by the coding sequence GTGAAGGGCCAGCCACGCGTACTGGGCATTGTGCTGGCGGGCGGTGAAGGGAAGCGGCTGTGGCCGCTGACGGCCGACCGCGCTAAGCCCGCAGTCCCCTTCGGGGGCAACTACCGGCTTGTCGACTTCGTACTGTCGAACCTGGTCAACGGGGGCTTCCACCAGCTCTGCGTGCTCACCCAGTACAAGTCGCACTCGCTGGACAAGCACATCTCGACCACCTGGCGACTGTCCAGTGTGCTCGGGCAGTACATCACCCCGGTCCCGGCCCAGCAGCGGCTCGGCCCCCGCTGGTACACCGGCAGCGCCGACGCGATCTACCAGTCGCTCAACCTGGTCTACGACGAACGCCCCGACTACATCGCCGTCTTCGGCGCCGACCACGTCTACCGGATGGACCCGTGGCAGATGGTCGAGCAGCACGTCGACTCCGGCGCCGGGGTCACCGTCGCCGGGATCCGCGTGCCGCGCGCGGAGGCCCGCGCGTTCGGATGCATCGACTCCTCCGCCGACGGGAAGATCACCCGATTTCTGGAGAAGCCCGCCGAGCCGCCGTCGGTGCCCGACGACCCCGACGTGACCTTCGCGTCGATGGGCAACTACCTGTTCTCCACCCCGACCCTGCTCGACGCGCTGCGCGCCGACGCGGCCAACCCCGACTCCCTGCACGACATGGGCGGCGACATCATCCCGATGCTCGTCGACGCGGGCACGGCCCATGTGTACGACTTCGACGACAACGAGGTCCCCGGCGCCACCGAACGCGACCGCGGCTACTGGCGCGATGTCGGGACGCTCGACGCCTACTACGAGGCGCACCAGGACCTGGTGTCGGTGCACCCCGTGTTCAACCTCTACAACCAGCAGTGGCCCATCAGGACCGCCACGCCGCCGCTGCCGCCCGCCAAGTTCGTCAACGCGGGCTCGGCGGTCGAGTCGATCGTCGGCCCCGGCTCCATCATCTCCGGCGCCTCGGTGATCGACTCCGTGATCAGCGCCGACGTGATGATCGAGCCCGGCGCGGTGGTCGAGGGCAGCGTCCTGCTGCCCGGTGTGCGCGTCGGAAAGGGCGCCACGGTCCGCCGCGCGATCCTGGACAAGAACGTGATCGTCGCCGACGGCGCCCGGATCGGGGTCGACCTGGCCGCCGACCGGGAGCAGTACACGGTCAGCGCCGGTGACGTGGTCGTCCTCGGCAAGGGCGTCCGCGCGGAAACCCCCACGCGCTGA
- a CDS encoding O-methyltransferase, protein MGPDTVADLSEYVEGFLAEDDSLTSARARGVKLGCAPVSPATGAALRFLATVLQAKAVVEVGTGTGVSGLSLLRGMAPDGVLTSIDVDPENQAYAKRTFSDAGVAPGRTRLIMGRALDVLPRLTDGGYDLLFADAAKLEYPAYAEQGVRLLRPGGVLAFDNVGGLADPNRKDPEAAALREVARAVREDDQLVPLLLPLGGCLLVAAKTA, encoded by the coding sequence GTGGGACCGGATACCGTCGCCGACCTGAGCGAGTACGTCGAGGGATTCCTCGCCGAGGACGACTCGCTGACTTCGGCACGAGCGCGTGGGGTCAAGCTCGGCTGCGCACCGGTCAGCCCCGCCACCGGCGCGGCGCTGCGGTTCCTGGCCACGGTGCTGCAGGCCAAGGCCGTGGTGGAGGTCGGGACCGGCACCGGGGTGAGCGGCCTGTCGCTGCTGCGCGGCATGGCCCCCGACGGCGTGCTGACCTCGATCGACGTCGACCCGGAGAACCAGGCGTACGCCAAGCGCACGTTCAGCGACGCGGGTGTCGCCCCCGGCCGGACCCGGTTGATCATGGGCCGCGCGCTCGACGTGCTCCCCCGGCTGACCGACGGCGGCTACGACCTGCTGTTCGCCGACGCCGCGAAGCTCGAATACCCGGCCTACGCCGAGCAGGGCGTGCGGCTGCTGCGCCCCGGCGGCGTGCTGGCGTTCGACAACGTGGGCGGGCTGGCCGACCCGAACCGCAAGGACCCGGAGGCCGCGGCGCTGCGTGAGGTGGCGCGGGCCGTGCGGGAGGACGACCAACTGGTACCGCTGCTGCTGCCGCTGGGCGGCTGCCTCCTGGTCGCCGCGAAAACCGCCTGA
- the sigE gene encoding RNA polymerase sigma factor SigE, producing the protein MQTQAMAPVEAPVGLDTGWTPPSWDEIVREHGDRVYRLAYRLTGNAHDAEDLTQETFIRVFRSLASYKPGTFEGWLHRITTNLFLDMARRRSRLRMEGLPEDTDRLAGDDPSPEQVYSDTHLDPDLQAALDELPPEFRAAVVLCDVEGLSYEEIGATLGVKLGTVRSRIHRGRQALRASLERRRERAQEGLS; encoded by the coding sequence ATGCAGACGCAAGCCATGGCACCGGTCGAGGCGCCTGTCGGGCTCGACACCGGATGGACGCCGCCGTCCTGGGACGAGATCGTGCGCGAACACGGCGACCGGGTCTACCGCCTCGCCTACCGCCTCACCGGCAACGCGCACGACGCCGAGGACCTCACCCAGGAGACCTTCATCCGGGTGTTCCGGTCGCTGGCGTCCTACAAGCCCGGAACGTTCGAGGGCTGGCTGCACCGCATCACCACCAACCTGTTCCTCGACATGGCCCGCCGCCGCTCGCGGCTGCGCATGGAGGGACTGCCGGAGGACACCGACCGGCTCGCGGGCGACGACCCGAGCCCCGAACAGGTCTACTCCGACACCCATCTCGACCCCGACCTGCAGGCCGCGCTCGACGAGTTGCCGCCCGAGTTCCGGGCCGCGGTCGTCCTGTGTGACGTGGAGGGCCTTTCCTACGAGGAGATCGGCGCCACCCTCGGGGTGAAGCTGGGTACTGTGCGCAGCAGGATCCACCGGGGCCGCCAGGCCCTGCGCGCGTCGCTGGAGCGCCGCCGCGAGCGTGCCCAGGAAGGGCTGTCATGA
- a CDS encoding zf-HC2 domain-containing protein — MSFGLPEQHLLPDAVVAFVDGELPRTVVDRVTAHLARCPWCAADISAQRQARAAVRAADTPSMPAGLLASLRAIPQEVELPATPDGLAVSADGQLVAVQRTDRAAFGTSVPLGSSPKLGEGRTVLGRHPVRRAAQGAGVVVSGLVLGALAFVNTGSDPTEPATGADVEPVGFVGSEPIQSLIATFGTASAR, encoded by the coding sequence ATGAGCTTCGGGCTGCCCGAACAGCACCTGCTCCCCGACGCGGTCGTCGCGTTCGTCGACGGTGAGCTGCCCCGCACGGTCGTGGACCGGGTCACCGCGCACCTCGCCCGCTGTCCGTGGTGCGCCGCAGACATCAGCGCCCAACGCCAGGCCAGGGCCGCCGTCCGCGCCGCCGACACCCCGTCGATGCCCGCGGGCCTGCTCGCGTCCCTGCGCGCCATCCCGCAGGAAGTCGAGCTCCCAGCCACCCCAGACGGCCTCGCCGTCAGCGCCGACGGCCAACTTGTCGCCGTCCAACGCACCGACCGCGCCGCCTTCGGCACCAGCGTCCCCCTGGGCTCCTCCCCGAAACTCGGCGAAGGCCGCACAGTCCTGGGCCGCCACCCAGTCCGCCGCGCCGCCCAGGGCGCGGGCGTGGTCGTCTCCGGCCTGGTACTCGGCGCGCTCGCGTTCGTCAACACCGGCTCGGACCCAACCGAACCGGCGACCGGCGCCGACGTTGAGCCAGTCGGCTTCGTCGGCTCCGAGCCGATCCAGTCCCTCATCGCCACCTTCGGCACCGCGTCGGCGCGCTAG
- a CDS encoding trypsin-like peptidase domain-containing protein has protein sequence MPTGDAVPTGSAVLTGAAAPAADPAPAAGVVPAHQRVGPRPLERPPVDPSNAAVFGRPVGVDGAFSPKAAAPAPLGALNSVPPTPEALVSAFGRPLGQRDVILQRPPGSSRSTASQDEPLWAEDSFDPWRDPAAGAVIGPPALDRDDDSDAKPARRAPGALLSVSEVLFGRRVKPVALGVLGVVALLIGAAGGLVGWFVARGGDALTSDVTLAQAEAGKERPVGSVSDIAARVRPAVVSIEVKIEQGGGTGSGVLIDGAGYIVTNWHVVTLEGRADEKAKITTVFTDGTRAEAKLVGTDPKTDLAVIKVDVNNPTVLQFGNSDELKVGDSVIAVGSPLGLTDTVTEGIVSALHRPVVAGGDNGQSPITYDAIQTDASINQGNSGGPLVDSTGALVGINSAIRSSGQGNTGSVGLGFAIPSNDAKRIAEALIRDGSVKHADLGANVRSVSAETAEGAQVVNVNEGGAAARAGIAEGDVIRKVGDRHVRNAAELTVAVRTHQPGQTVPVVLARQGQELTIQVTLQSD, from the coding sequence ATGCCCACTGGCGATGCGGTGCCCACCGGCAGCGCGGTACTCACCGGCGCGGCCGCGCCCGCCGCCGACCCGGCGCCCGCCGCCGGCGTTGTGCCCGCTCACCAGCGCGTCGGCCCGCGTCCGCTGGAGCGTCCGCCGGTCGACCCGTCCAACGCCGCCGTCTTCGGCAGGCCCGTGGGCGTCGACGGCGCGTTCTCGCCCAAAGCCGCCGCCCCCGCCCCGCTCGGCGCCCTCAACTCCGTTCCGCCCACGCCCGAAGCCCTGGTCAGCGCGTTCGGCAGGCCCCTGGGCCAGCGCGACGTGATCCTCCAACGCCCGCCCGGCTCCTCCCGCTCCACGGCGAGCCAGGACGAGCCGCTCTGGGCCGAGGACAGCTTCGACCCCTGGCGCGACCCGGCGGCGGGCGCGGTCATCGGCCCGCCCGCACTCGACCGCGACGACGACTCCGACGCCAAACCCGCCCGGCGCGCACCGGGCGCTCTCCTCAGCGTCTCCGAGGTGCTGTTCGGCAGGCGGGTCAAGCCCGTCGCGCTCGGCGTCCTCGGTGTGGTCGCGCTGCTCATCGGCGCGGCGGGTGGACTGGTCGGCTGGTTTGTCGCCCGCGGCGGCGACGCGCTGACCAGCGACGTCACCCTCGCGCAGGCCGAAGCAGGCAAGGAACGGCCCGTGGGTTCGGTCTCCGACATCGCCGCCAGGGTGCGGCCCGCCGTGGTCTCCATCGAGGTCAAAATCGAACAGGGCGGCGGCACCGGCTCCGGCGTGCTGATCGACGGCGCGGGCTACATCGTCACCAACTGGCACGTCGTGACCCTCGAAGGCCGCGCCGACGAGAAAGCCAAGATCACCACCGTCTTCACCGACGGCACCAGGGCCGAGGCCAAGCTGGTCGGCACCGACCCGAAGACCGACCTCGCCGTGATCAAAGTCGATGTCAACAACCCGACGGTCCTGCAGTTCGGCAACTCCGACGAACTCAAGGTCGGCGACTCGGTCATCGCGGTCGGTTCCCCGCTCGGGCTCACCGACACCGTCACCGAGGGCATCGTCAGCGCGCTGCACCGGCCGGTGGTCGCGGGCGGCGACAACGGCCAGTCCCCGATCACCTACGACGCCATCCAGACCGACGCCTCGATCAACCAGGGCAACTCCGGCGGCCCCTTGGTCGACTCGACCGGCGCGCTCGTCGGCATCAACTCGGCGATCCGCAGCAGCGGCCAGGGCAACACCGGCAGCGTGGGCCTCGGCTTCGCCATCCCGTCGAACGACGCCAAACGCATCGCCGAGGCCCTCATCCGCGACGGATCGGTCAAGCACGCCGACCTAGGTGCCAACGTCCGGTCGGTGTCGGCCGAGACCGCCGAGGGTGCGCAAGTCGTCAACGTCAACGAAGGCGGCGCCGCCGCCCGCGCCGGAATCGCCGAGGGTGACGTCATCCGCAAGGTCGGCGACCGCCACGTCCGCAACGCCGCCGAACTGACCGTGGCGGTGCGCACCCACCAGCCGGGGCAGACGGTTCCGGTGGTGTTGGCCCGGCAGGGGCAGGAGCTCACCATTCAGGTAACCCTCCAGTCAGATTGA
- the tatB gene encoding Sec-independent protein translocase protein TatB: MFESIGWAEILVLGVAGLFILGPERLPDAAAWVGKTMRKVREYATGARDQLKTELGPEYDDLRKPLNDLRQLRSLDPKQMVANHLFGDGENGVKPNGYAPQPALPPAPAPADPPKPAEKPAFDPDAT, translated from the coding sequence GTGTTCGAGAGCATTGGCTGGGCCGAGATCCTGGTACTCGGCGTCGCCGGCTTGTTCATCCTCGGCCCCGAACGCCTTCCCGACGCCGCCGCGTGGGTGGGCAAGACGATGCGCAAGGTCCGCGAATACGCCACCGGCGCCCGCGACCAGCTCAAGACCGAACTCGGCCCCGAGTACGACGACCTGCGCAAACCCCTGAACGACTTACGTCAACTGCGCAGCCTCGACCCCAAACAGATGGTCGCCAACCACCTCTTCGGCGACGGCGAGAACGGCGTCAAGCCCAACGGCTACGCCCCCCAACCCGCGCTCCCCCCGGCGCCCGCCCCCGCCGATCCCCCCAAGCCCGCCGAGAAGCCCGCGTTCGATCCGGACGCGACCTGA
- a CDS encoding sigma-70 family RNA polymerase sigma factor, with the protein MSDVDRSRLLADRFEADRGHLRAVAYRMLGSLTEAEDAVQEAWLRLNRSDTTAVDNLGGWLTTVVGRVCLDMLRTRKSRREAPLDTSLPEPIVGQVDTIDPEHQAVLADSVGLALLVVLETLGPAERLAFVLHDMFGVSFDEIAPIVGRTPAAARQLASRARRRVQGTPAPEADLGRQRAVVEAFMAASRGGDFDALVAVLDPDVVLRVDGGLLAPSKVVTGAANVAGNALMFSHYAPFARLAMVNGAFGTVTVRDGQPISVMGFTVVGARIVEIDILSDPERLGLLDLTAFSG; encoded by the coding sequence CTGAGCGACGTCGACCGGAGCCGCTTGCTGGCAGACCGCTTCGAGGCCGACCGCGGCCACCTTCGCGCCGTGGCCTATCGGATGCTGGGCTCCCTCACCGAGGCCGAGGATGCCGTGCAGGAGGCCTGGCTGCGCCTGAACCGCTCGGACACCACCGCCGTCGACAACCTCGGCGGCTGGCTGACCACCGTCGTCGGACGCGTGTGCCTGGACATGCTCCGCACCCGCAAATCCCGCCGCGAGGCCCCTCTCGACACGTCGCTGCCCGAGCCGATCGTGGGCCAGGTGGACACCATCGACCCCGAGCACCAAGCCGTCCTGGCCGACTCGGTCGGACTCGCGCTCCTCGTCGTCCTGGAGACCCTGGGCCCAGCCGAGCGACTGGCTTTCGTGCTGCACGACATGTTCGGGGTGTCCTTCGACGAGATCGCCCCCATCGTCGGCCGCACCCCCGCCGCGGCCCGCCAACTCGCGAGCCGCGCCCGGCGGCGGGTCCAGGGCACACCCGCGCCCGAGGCCGACCTGGGCAGGCAGCGGGCGGTGGTGGAGGCATTCATGGCCGCGTCCCGCGGCGGGGACTTCGACGCGCTCGTCGCGGTGCTCGATCCCGACGTCGTCCTGCGTGTCGACGGTGGGCTGCTTGCGCCGTCCAAGGTCGTCACCGGCGCGGCGAACGTGGCGGGGAACGCGCTCATGTTCTCCCACTACGCGCCGTTCGCGCGGCTGGCGATGGTCAACGGGGCCTTTGGCACCGTGACCGTGCGCGACGGTCAGCCGATCTCGGTGATGGGGTTCACCGTCGTGGGCGCGCGGATCGTGGAGATCGACATCTTGTCGGATCCCGAACGCCTCGGGCTGCTGGACCTGACCGCGTTCTCGGGCTAG
- a CDS encoding carboxymuconolactone decarboxylase family protein: MTREIDMQARMANPAMIVPDAMQALLGLGKAINKGGVPAQTLHLVYLRASQINGCSVCVDMHARDAKKAGASDERIWAVGAWRETTRFTEAERAALALTDATTKLTDGPVPDDIYDEAARHFDEQALATLIMGIATVNLWNRLNAASRQIVG, translated from the coding sequence GTGACAAGGGAGATCGACATGCAGGCACGGATGGCCAACCCGGCGATGATCGTTCCAGACGCGATGCAGGCGCTGCTGGGGTTGGGTAAGGCGATCAACAAGGGGGGCGTTCCCGCGCAGACCCTGCACCTGGTTTACCTGCGCGCCAGTCAGATCAACGGGTGCAGTGTGTGCGTCGACATGCACGCGCGGGATGCCAAGAAGGCCGGGGCGAGTGACGAACGCATCTGGGCGGTGGGCGCGTGGCGCGAGACGACTCGGTTCACCGAAGCTGAGCGGGCCGCGTTGGCGCTCACCGACGCGACCACGAAGCTCACCGACGGGCCCGTTCCCGACGACATCTACGACGAGGCCGCCAGGCACTTCGATGAGCAGGCGCTGGCGACTCTGATCATGGGGATCGCGACGGTCAACCTGTGGAACCGGCTCAACGCGGCCAGCAGGCAGATCGTCGGCTGA